The genomic stretch AAACACCGCTCGCGACCGGGAGGCGCTGCTGGCGCTTCGTGCCGTGCCGGACAGTCAGGGCGTGACGCAACCTTCCCCCGGCTGCCGCGCCGTTCCGATCCTCGCCGTGCCGACCACGCTTTCCGCCGCGGAGTTCGGCATTATCGGCGGCGCCACCGACGTTCAAACCGGCATCAAACACATCTTCAAGTCCGACACGCTGGCTCCCGACATCATTGTCTATGACCCATGGCTTGGCGCGCAAACGCCGCTCGATCTTTGGCTCTCGACCGGCATTCGCTCGGTGGATCACGGCATTGAAACCGTGCTCTCGCGCGACGCAAATCCGTTGACCGACGCGCTCGCGTTGCGGGGGCTTGCGCTGTTGCGCGAGGGGCTGGCTTCCGCGCACGTCGCTCCCGACAACATCGCGGCGCGCCACCATTGCCAGCTGGGTGTATGGCTCGCCGGTTCCAGCATCGGCCGGGTGCGTTACGGCGCGAGCCATGGGCTCGGCCATCAGCTTGGTGCCGTGGCGGGCGTACCTCATGGGATGACCTCCTGTGTACTTCTGCCGGCGGTTCTCGCTTTCAATGCGCCGGTCTCGGCCGCTCGCCAGGCCGAGATCGCCACCGCACTCGGCCAATCGGGAAAACCCGCCGCCGACGTGGTCCGACAGTTCATCCACTCGCTGGGCCTGCCGACGCGACTGTCGGAGTTGGACGTTGACGAACGGACTCTCCCTCGCGTGGCCGAGACCGGCTTGAACAATGCTTTCGTCAAGGCCAATCTTCGACCGATTGAATCGGTCGAAGACGTCATGGCCATCCTTCGCGCGGCGTCTTGATTGCTCAGAATTTACGGCTTCTTGATCATCGGACACTCACTATCGGCGAGCGGCCGGGCTGCCTCTTCGGCCGGAATCGTCGCAATCTTTTCGTAGTAGTCCCATGGGCCCTTCGACTCTTTCGGGCTCTTAACGCGGAACACGTAAAAATCGCGGAGTACGCGGCCGTCTTCGCGGATACGTCCGTTCTTGGT from Rhodopseudomonas sp. BAL398 encodes the following:
- a CDS encoding iron-containing alcohol dehydrogenase; this translates as MTMSATEGADAAIAAGSLAMLRQPTVHYGVHAEEAIPRLARERNSRRILPIVTSSLLNSPKVKGSLAALGPSTLPIFSDLKPHTPFDGVIALIETIERTKPDLIVVFGGGSAIDAAKIAGLAAGNTARDREALLALRAVPDSQGVTQPSPGCRAVPILAVPTTLSAAEFGIIGGATDVQTGIKHIFKSDTLAPDIIVYDPWLGAQTPLDLWLSTGIRSVDHGIETVLSRDANPLTDALALRGLALLREGLASAHVAPDNIAARHHCQLGVWLAGSSIGRVRYGASHGLGHQLGAVAGVPHGMTSCVLLPAVLAFNAPVSAARQAEIATALGQSGKPAADVVRQFIHSLGLPTRLSELDVDERTLPRVAETGLNNAFVKANLRPIESVEDVMAILRAAS